Genomic segment of Eleutherodactylus coqui strain aEleCoq1 chromosome 1, aEleCoq1.hap1, whole genome shotgun sequence:
TGACAATGCTGAGCATTGGTCATTAAATGGAAAGGGCAGGAATCTGTTTGTTGTCTTTGCACATGAAATTGGGCACACACTTGGACTCCAACACTCACCCTTCAAAAATGCCCTTATGTCTCCATATTACAAGAAGCTGGGCAAGGAATATGTGCTGAACTTTGATGATATCTTGGCCATCCAAACACTCTATGGTAAATCCTCATTGTTGATGTATTGTGAACCTATGATTTCCCATTATTATAACCATAAGTTGTGCATACACAGTGATATTTTTTTGGCAGATCTTATCCTTTTCAGTAGGATCTGCTGGTAATCTAATGTAGATAAGTGCTGGCTAAAGACACCCctaccttcaatagctgttgacTGAAGAAGCGATTTCTTCCAATTCTTCCTTCAGGTGTTTTCAATATACATGTGATGATTGGCCAGTCCTGCTGAAATTGATTGGTTTGGTCGCCTTTCCCTAATGTGTatgagggccttaaaggggttgtcccgcgccgaaacgttttttttttttttcaatagcccccccgtttggcgcgagacaaacccgatgcaggggttaaaaaagaaaaccggatagtgcttacctgaatccccgcgctccggtgacttcttacttacctggtgaagatggccgccgggatcttcaccctcagtggaccgcaggtcttctgtgcggtccattgccgattccagcctcctgattggctggaatcggcacgtgacggggcggagctacgaggagccgctctccggcacgagcggccccattcagaaaagaagaagaccggactgcgcaagcgtgtctaatccggcgattagacgctgaaaattagacggcaccatggagacgaggacgctagcaacggaacaggtaagtgaataacttctgtatggctcataattaatgcacaatgtacattacaaagtgcattaatatggccatacagaagtgtatacccccacttgctttcgcgggacaacccctttaaccctaatGGTCATCGGTTTTCAGCTAATTCCCTTCCAGTTATGAGAATAAGCTATTCTGGACCTGTGTGCCCCCTCCCTTCCCAGAGATGATACCATGTGTGCTCAGCTTCACCAAACATGGATGTTAATAATGGGGGATCAGTTGGGATTACTGCAGGCTATACAATTTATAGCTGGCAGTACTAAATAAGGGTATGCTATTAAGTCTGCTTTATTTTACCTATTTATTGTTGAGATCACAGACGCAGGATAATATTTCTGTAAATTCGATTGTACAATAAAATATTACAATGtgtaaaatatttaataaaatatatagaaTCTATAGGCTGTAAGTAAAGGGCCAGCAATATAGGGAGATAAAATGGTTATGGCACTTTTAGTTGTTACAAAAACTATAAAAGTTAGAAACTGATATGAGGAGGGGATCAGTGAATGAGACTAGTGCGTCTTTCGCTTTCGAGGAGGATGTCTACTGTCTAATAATCATTTCTCTGTACTCTGAATGAAAGAATTCATTGTATTACCAGTTCAGTCTTACCCTATCCAGTAACTGCATTCTTTTATACAGAACTTTATTACTTTGGGCTGTTGTGTTAGAACAGAATTGTCCTTCTCCTCTGTTCATTTTTCTTTGCCGTTCCTATTAATCAAGCATTTTTGCATTGAATTATATTCAAATTCCCTCTAACACTTTCCAAGCGCCTATATTGCATCAATGACTATTAAGAACAGTTTGACTTCATGATGCGTTGGTGATGTAATGGGCAGTTATatgtaaaaatatgcagcatgaggATGCCAGTGTATGGAGACCATACACCTTCCTAGTATGGAGCTATATTGTCTTCATGTGCTGCCGTCCAGGCTTCATTGAGTACCCATGTATGAAGGTATTGTAGAGTATTTTTTTGTCAAATTCCTTAGAAATCTGACAGATTAAGTCTCTTTGTGCTTCCGTTGAAAACTGCAGGCATACAGGAGAGGCCTCATGCACTTCTATGGGACCTTATTACAGCTTTGTACTAAACTGAGCCATAATATGGCCATGTGTATAAGCTCTTACGAACAAGCTAACTAGCAATATTCACATGCAATCACTATGAAGCAAGAGACCACCCAAACACACAGAATGGGACTACCAAGTACTGAAGTGCATAAAATATCAGTTGTCCTCGCTACCTACGCCTAAGATGCTTTAAGATGCTAAAAAGTTGTAGGAAGCTTGATGTGTTGGGTTTCCGTGGCTAACCAGCCATGGAATAGCCTGATGTCAGTATGCCCAATGCCAAGTGTCAGCAGCATAAAGTACAATTCCATAAGATTCTGTAGCAGTAGCACAGTGGGAAAAttcagcagcaaaatctgcagcatttctgctacatgtgaacgtaccctataGCCTTCCCTCACTTCATATTAATCATCAGTTATGGAATTACATGTTCAACATGGAAATATAGATAAGATCTGATGTGCACAGATTTGTAGAACATCTTGAAGTTGGTTTGCTtcagttttgttttctttttgacttaggggctccctctagtggcagacTTGTACAACGCCCTGGGAAAGATTTTTCCATGTTTGAAGACTGGAGTGCAGAAAACAGTGAAAGAAGAGCTCAAAGAAAGGACTATTGTCAGTCCATGTTTGATGCCATAACATGGGGTAAGCATGAAACAAAACAAGAGATCATTGAATTCATGCAAATTTTCACCTAATTGCTACTTATTAATGGATGTTATCAGCATCCATTTATAAATGCAGAATCATGGGCGGCAGTTTAAAAACATCACtcaaaatgcatttaaatgtacaAGCCCCAGGAGCTTAAATATAAGATCCTAACCCAATGGTACTGAACCCTGGAGCAACTACATAAAGTGTATAGTCAGCTCTCTCCCCTATGTTGGAGATGCTCCTTTGAGGTAGGCAATATGATCCACCTATGGTGGGAATGTCCTCCAGTAGCCAGTCTATGGGGCGATGATATGTCCCTCTACAACTTGGCATGCGATTCCTCTGTTGCCTCAACTCTGGAAACTGCCCTCCTATCAATGTTTCCGGGACTCATTTCTAAGGAAAAAAAAGCCTCTTGCGCTTATTTTTTGTGGCGGCCAGACAGATCATCCCAAGGCTATGATTCCTCTGGGGCATCGTAGGTAGGATCCATGAACATTCTTATGAGATATGAGGCCTCCTTCCCTTTCCTTCTCTCCCCTCCGTTTGCTTCTTCCTTGGTTTTACTTATCTTTTACCTTTTGTTTCACAATATGTTAAGTTGAGTTTGTTCAGTAAAATAACAGCAACGGTTCTGTGTAAAACCGACAGCGGGGATATCTATAGACCCCAGACCCGGGTAGGTAATAAGCTGTATAGGTTGAGTCCATTAACCTGTATTGATCATGTTTACTTCAAATAACCTGTTGTCTAATAAAATATTATTGGACATAAATGTACAAGCCCAAATATAAAATCAAACTTTGTGGCAAGTAATCACTTTTCAACTCCTCCCTGACCATTGCTCACCTCTCAGATATGTAAAGCTTGTTAACCTAGttgactgaaaaaaaaacaacttaaagtGCACTTTTTCCTCCAACTCTCATAGCATGCTCACCCAACTTTTTCACACTCCTGAACAGAAAATTTTCCTACACGGCTGGACTTGAgcttcataatgcaaaattgtccTTTGGTTATCTTCACTCTATCTTTCATTACTAAACTTCCAACGTATACCTCTGACAAGGCTGCAATGTATCCCATTGTATAAACATACTCTGCAATACGTTGCTCAAAGGGTTCCTTTTGAATAAAGAAACCCTGTGATTCCATTGGCACATATTGGGGTTCATGGGCTTAGCTCACAGTGCACACTGTTTTGACACAAATAGTGTTGCATGCTTCACTATACTTCCTGCCAAATGACAGAACTGTGATGGTGTCCTGGtgatagtgtgaacagagcttttcCTGGTATCCACACTAAGCTTAGATTATGAACGTGATGTGAACAAGGTTTAAAAAGACTATCAGCATAGGCATTGAGGAGGCACTGAATTTTGTGACCATTTGCCACTTATTCCTCCATAGCAGGGAACTAAAGAGGCTAGGAGTAACAATTAGGCAGAAAATTGGcctatcgcatcttgtatcctaaCTCTTAATTCTGACGTCATTGCAGTGGAATGTATTCCTAAAGAGACAGCACTGAGAACAACGCTTCTACACAGATCTCCTCTTCCTCAGTGAGAGTGGTACACATAGTACGTTACATAAGACCCGTCATTGCCCCCTACGATCTGGCGCCCTGTGCACCATGGCTAAAGCTGGCTATGTCTGCCTATGTATGCAGCAATATATTACCTGGATATGTCGCTGCAAGATTAGAAAGATGTGCCATTCATTGGTCTAACTTTGTCATCATATTAACCAGCGCACATTTTACTCCAGTACCATTTAGCGGTGCCCTTTTTGAATGTTTTTATCCTAGTTCTACTTAATTATGTTTAtgtattttttgcacagatttgaagCAAACCTTGTACATCTTCAAAGGCCGCAGTTATTGGATGATGTCCCCAAATGGGAATATCTCTGAGCCACAGCTCACACAACAAAGATGGAAAAAGTTGCCTGCATTTATTGAAGCTGCAGCAGTGTCGGGCTCGGATGGAAAATTCTACTTCTTcaaaggttagaaaaacatctaACAATCTCAACACTAGGGCTGTGGAGTTGGTAAGCCAAATTTCCAACTCCCTCAATTTTTCCACACTCCAACGCCTTCATAAATAGCTTGTGTATAATAATTTGTAATTACAAATGTACTATAGTAAAATGGTAATgccaggcttaaaggggtggtctcgcgaaagcaagtgggtctatacacttctgtatggccatattaatgcactttgtaatatacatcgtgcattaaatatgagccatacagaagttattcacttacctgctccgttgctagcgtccccgttgccatggttccgtctaacttcggtgtcttcttgcttttttagacgcgcttgcgcagatgcatcttctcccttcggctggtcttggaagcatcggcgttttggctccgccccttttcgcgtcatcgcgtagctccgcccacgtcatgtgccgattccagccaatcaggaggctggaaccggcacacgtcatggggcggagctacgcgatgatgcgtacaagggggcggagccaaaatgccgatgctgccgagcggagccgaagggagaagaagggagaagacggatctgcgcaagcgcgtctaaaaaggcaagaagacaccgaaattagacggaaccatggcgacggggacgctagcaacggagcaggtaagtgaataacttctgtatggctcatatttaatgcacgatgtatattacaaagtgcattaatatggccatacagaagtgtatagacccacttgctttcgcgagaccacccctttaatatattaatTTATGTTTTCAATTTGAAGGTGGAGTTAGTACATTTCTTCCAACTTCAGCTAAAACGGACTTCCATTCCAACTCCACAGTTCTGATGAACACTGCAAAATAGCAAGGGAGATTTAGTGAGCAAAAAGTACTAAAATATTGTTGCAAATTATGTAAACAAAGGTACAAAAAAGTTCATAACAGGAACCAATTATATTATGCATTTTAGACCCTTTTTGTGACAACTTCAACATATTTTAAAAACGGTTTTTAAAAGAGCAAAGGGGTATGGGTAAGAGAAGTCCTAAAATACACAAAAATGAGCACCATTTCATCTGCTATGCCAGCAAAGAGGGAGTGTAAGGGGAAGTGTGTCTAATGTGCCAGATTGATAAACAGTAGACAACGCGAttttaaaagtttattttttcctgtcagcttattgtaaaatataatggaaaatgactttcattttgaaaaaagtttgctttagtGGTCATGACAGTATGTATAATCATGAACTTGCCCTATACATATAATCTCGGTCAGCAATGTGACATTCAAAGTTTTGGCTCAATAActgataataactagagatgagtgagcatactcgataaggcaaactactcgagcgagtagtgccttatgcgagtacctgcccacttgtctctaaagattcggctgccagcgctagtgagaggtgagttgcagcggtgagcaggggggagcgagggggggagagagtgagagagagatctcccctccgttcctccccgccccccgccgacacccgaatctttggagacgagcgggcaggtactcgaataaggcactactcgctcgagtagtttgccttagcgagtacgctcgctcatctcgaatAATAACCATTTGTTTGTTATTCAAATAAAGTGAAAATACCACTGATTTCCGggacacaaatttttttttgcttaatttgCACCATATTTGCTGCCTTGTGAATCATACAACATTAAACTATTGATACATTGGTGACTATATTTCAGAGTACTATCTACAGtttgatttgttttctggacttcCACTCCTTTCATAGAAGTAGCAGACACCTATACATACCGATCACTCATGCAAACACTGCCCAAGACTTATGTACACGAGGCACCGGCCACACACAGACCAAAGGCTGCTGACACTTGTAAGCAAAATATTAAAGTGTCATGGGAACCAATCCTAATTGGCAACTCTAAGAGCTCTGAGAAAAAGAGACCTTTGTTGTGGTCACCAGGAATTAATAACCTGAGTCTTTTGCCTTTAGCATGAAATTAGCTGAGTTTACTATGTTGTCTGAATTGCTAAAAGGGCAAGCAGTATGTTATTGGCGCATGGATTTCAAGGCAAATGATATATGGTAATACTTTAGTAGCACATACATATATCAAATAATTTGTCTTCATGTATCTGGCCTTGTCTTGAACTTAGCCTCACTGTGATGTATGTAATACAGTATGTAATAAAGCACAAACAATATTAGTTACTGTAAAATAGTTACTTTTGTAAAATATATATTGGTTTACATGAGTATCTTTTTATAAGGTCAGGCTCACACAACTGTGCTTACCTGAAGGCTGTACGCGAAtacacagcaagtacacaatgacatgcatacttgctgcataccacaaatccccatacactatcttggcaagTATGTGTAGTATatgccaagataggacatgctgcaaatttttttgcgtgggtaatacgcatgtaaaaaaaataaaagcaggtgTAAGATGCCCAATAGATATCAATGGGCTACTGGCATTGTGTGTTGCACGCACGATGCACAACgaccatacgctcatgtgagactggcctaaaggcctatttacactggacgattatcgctaaaaattctctaatcggtgatcgttttagcgataatcggtgcgtgtaaatgggcgcagggcacccgcttttcgggcacttttagctgatcgttaaaatcaagctcaccgaaaaatcatcactcacttttatcagtagttctccacgggggagtgctgatagcattgtttccccgtggagaacaaaggatctgagcacagatattAGCCTTGGGCTATTGGctgtgttcagtgaaggcttcatttgcatacataattggtatttaagtagctgagtagctacttaaataccaattattttttatgcaaaataattgctcaaagctgtcgcgCAAACTGTTGTTTAAATGatctttgagcaattatttgcttgtgtaaatgggccttaagagaagtACTGATAACCTTATCTTTTTTATACTTTAGTAATGAACCCCTGATCAGCTCTCATTGTTACATAGTtttatacacacacagcacttaataaaaaaaaattgtcttgctTTCCAGGTGGGAAATGTTGGCGATACAAAGGTTCCAGACTAGAGGCTGGCTTTCCTCGTAAGTGCAGTGATCATGGTCTCCCACGCCATCCTGACACAGCTCTGTATTTTCAACCACTTGGACATTTGGTCATTTTCAAAGGGGACAAGTActatgttttcaatgagaaaTCATTCATAGTAGAGCCATATTATCCACGAAGTCTTCAAGACTGGAAAGGTGTCCCTCACAACACCAATGCAGCGCTGAGTCATCCCAATGGCTCAATCTACTTTTTCAGAGGTGAAAACTACTGGACATTTGATCAGAAGAGCCTGAAAGTCACTGCTTCCGGGAAGTGGATGCAAGACTTATCTTGGTTTGGCTGCCAAAATTCTTGATGTATAATAATTTGTAATTAATGCTAATAATTCCCaaacacccctgtattatatgaAGACCATTAAGAATTAATCTGTAAAACAAAATACAGAATAAACTAATGGTTACAAAGTCATTTCtgaattttcttttttacttgtGAGGTTATTGTTTCAGCTGAACTGAAAACAGTTATACAATCcattaaaaagcataaaaattaTGTTATCCTAGTAAAATACAGGAGCAAAAAGTCCCTAGCAGCACTACCACTATACCATGCAATGCAGGAAAGTCATCTGAGGTGTTTGCTTGTCGTCGGAATCCTGACTACAAAGAGAATTCAAAGTAATTGTAGGCAGAAAGGGGTGTAACCAGCAGCACACGGGAATCCttcttaataaaagttacatccttaggctgcctgtccacgactccctgcctgtccatgggtttgaattgcattccccgcggcgataatccggccgcggggaacgcagtgaaagctctctatagcaacgctatggagagtgcttcccccctgtccatgagcggagaatcattgcgattctcccctCGCAGGCGGCAATAcgtagcatgctgcaaatttaccatgattctctgtggtcagcctgtcagataggctgacagggGAGATCCGCCTGCCGGCTCCTCCACCTGggcggcggatctccgctgcggaataccgcaacgcccgtggacaggcagccttagatgtGTCTTTATTGTGTCCACTTTAAAGAAGCTACGTTTCGGCCTTGAAAAAGGCCTGCGGTGGGCCAAAACgttgctttttttaaatggacacaaTAAAGAAACATCTaagaatgtaacttttattaaaggggttgtcccgcgaaagcaagtggggttcagcacttctgtatggccatattaatgcactttgtaatgtacatcgtgcattaattatgagccatacagaggttattcacttacctgctccgttgttagcgtcctcgtctccatggagccgtctaatttcagcgtctaatcgcccgattagacgcgcttgcgcagtccggtcttctcccttctgaatggggccgctcgtgccggagagctgctcctcgtagctccgccccgtcacgtgtgccgattccagccaatcaggaggctggaatcggcaatggaacgcacagagcccacggtgcaccatgggagaagacctgcggtccaccgtgggtgaagatcccggcggccatcttcgcaaggtaagtaagaagtcaccggagcgcgtggattcgggtaagtactatccgtttttttttttttaaacccctgcatcgggtttgtctcgcgccgaacgggggggctattgaaaaaaaaaaaaaacgtttcggcgcgggacaacccctttaagaaggattCCCGTGTGCTGCTTGTTATACCCCTTTCTGCCTACTGTTATCCTAGTAAACATGGCTTATTAGACAATACAGATTATATAAATGTGCCCAATTCTCTGGCAGCTTTCTTCTAGAGGTATCATAGAAGGGCTCGTGAGCCCAACATGCTCTCATCGCCTTCTTATTGGGAATCTGAGAGGAGAGGATGGTGAGTGAGTGCAATGGCAGCCTCCAGCTTAGTGTTATTGAGGTATTAAATGCCTGATGGTGGAGTCTATTTATTGGGGTATCACGGGACCTTTACTGtactcaatagttgatcaatgggGAACCACTGCTCGGGATCCTCACCAACCAGATGTCCACATCGGCAGTCAGAGACGGAAATGTAATAGgcagctttgctcccattgaaatcaatgggagcaatgttTTCCATTACACTGATGGCTCAGATCGAattgctcattgatttcaatgggaacgaagccacctattacacttctggctcttacCACCGATGATGATGTCTGATGATGCCGCACTGACAGTCAgctagaggatcagctgatcagcagggaaccTGAGCAATGGActtctgccgatcaactattgatgacctatattgaGGATAAGTCCTCAATAATAAAATTCTaacaatacccctttaaattcaatgACTCGGCAGGCTAAGCTTTTAGAATATGACTATTTGATCACACAACAGTTAGCATCAAGTTTAGTAACTGAGCCACCTGGCGCGGCGTATGGAATAGTGTAGCTGCCAGCTCCAACCACAGTTCTACATGCCAGTAATGTTTAACAGTAAGGTTGAACTTGTGATCACGTGAAATGCTGCATAAAGTTACCTCTTATAATTTACTGTAGAATATCAGTGTTCGTAAGAAGTTTTTCATAATGCTATTAATACATTTATTTAATGTTCTAGACAAATGTGTTGGATATATTTATTGTAAACTGTGCCGTAACCagagtccatttttcctttttcagtGCAGCAGTGGTTTGtgataaaacttaaaggggttgtcccgcgaaagcaagtgggggtatacacttctgtatggccatattaatgcactttgtaatgtacattgtgcattaattatgagccatacagaagttattcacttacctgctccgttgctagcgtcctcgtctccatggtgccgtctaatttcagcgtctaatctcccgattagacgcgcttgcgcagtcctggcttctcccttctgaatggggccgctcgtgccggagagctgctcctcgaatctccgccctgtcacgtgtgccgattccagccaatcaggaggctggaatcggcaatggaacgcacagagcccacggtgcaccatgggagaagacctgcggtccaccgtgggtgaagatcccggcggccatcttagcaaggtaagtaagaagtcgccgcagcgcggggattcgggtaagtactatcgttttgtttttttacccctgcatcgggtttgtctcgcgccgaacggggggcctattgaaaaaaaaaaaaacccgttttggcgcgggacaacccctttaagcagtctgTGATTGGAGACTGAGCAGACCAAAGATCAGCCGGCcggctcgcctccattcacagttaatagtctgtcattcatagatgaacaactgcctgtttacatggctgATCTGTCAATCAATGTTATGCATGTATAAACTGAAGGATGAACATAAAGGAAACAAATTCTCGTCTGACGTTCATTCGGTGCATGCACTTGGACTGAATGCCAAGCATTCAGATTCCGGCTagatgcaggaatctgaatgatttatcggccCATGTAGAAGAGCCCTTAAGATCCATCGAGAGCCATTTCATTAGAGACAAGTTTAAAGACAAGGCTTTATCATAGGACTGTGTACAGCCGTCCGGTCTCTGTGTCATATCACAGCAGAAACTCAGTTGGATGTCACAACAGGAATTATGAGATGGTAGTGCATCGTCGTAGTGGGACTTTCAGCACTGAGACCTATATCACAATGCAAACATCGACGCATTTTGTAGCACCTCCTCCATTTACAGCTGGCAGCATTTGACAGTGTACAGTCAGATTTGAATGCTCGACTATTGACAATTACAGTTTCTTGAAGATCAACTAAGCAAGGTTGGTGGTCAAGTCATCCATTGCAGAGACTGCTCTTCGCACTGCACTGTTGCTATGAAAGCTTGTAGTGGTGTCACTCCAGAGCTACAAATgtggtgttcagtaatgatgcgAGATTCTGTCTCAGCAATGATGATCATAGAGGGTCTGGAGGTATAGTGGCAATGGGGCTGATCTTTCTGTCATTTTGGAGCACCATACAGCTTGTCAAAATGGAGTCATGGCTTGGGGTGCCATCAACAGCCAATTACCTCTAGTTATGCATCAGGAGCACATTGATGGAGCACCACTATATGTGCTGCAGCCTGTTGCATTATATCTTTAGGGCATATCCTACAGCATTTTTCAGCAGAATTATATGTAGCTCCACACATCAAACATTAGCTACCATGCTTTTGCAAGATGTCCAGGTGATTCCTTGTCCAACATGATCTCTAGATTTCTTTCCagtcaagcaggggcgtaactataggggatgcagaggatgcagttgcacatgGGCCCACGAGCCTTAAGGGACCCATAAGACCATTTTTCTCCAgatacggagcccagtactatgaataaaccattatagatgggggccctgttacaggttttgcatgggggcccagaagcttcaagttacgctctgCAGTCAAGAATCTGTGGAACACAATCAGACATTGAATAAATGCTCTCCCACAGCCTCCCAATGAAGAAGAACTGTGGATTATGGTCAATATTACTCTTGAAAAAGTATTTGAGCACTCATTGTACCAATGCCACGTTGCATTAAAAACTTCATGATGGCCCCACAACCTACCGAGCATCCTGTTTCTTGTGCTACAGGGAGATGTTTGTAAATGTTGGAAATTAAAATAGATTGTTCCGAACTTAATTCTTTATCTATGTGATGAGTTTCGTCTTATTTCAAGCATTTCCTCATGGTGTATTTGATAAGATTTTCACCAAGCTAAATCTGAGGCATGCATTTAATTTGAATCAGATACAGCAAGGTGATGTGTGGAAAACCCCATTCAACGCTCCTCATGAGCATTACGAATATAAAGTCATGCGCTTTGGTCTCTGAACTGCTCCAACTGTATTTCAAGAACTTGTGAATAAAATTTTCCGGAATTAGTTGCACACTTGCGTGGTTGTCTACTTATGTGACATTTTGATATTTCCCCCTAATTTGACCACACATCACAAGCAAGTGAGAACAGTTCTCAAATGCTTCCATGTCAATGGTCTGTTTTCTGAGCTGGAGAAGTGCATCCTTGAACAATTacctttccaaacagaggaggagcagaagtgcTGCAGATAAATGCTATATAAATCAAAACATAAGTGAGTGTGAGTGCTGTATCCTAAGTGCATTGTCTTCTAAAGTATGCTGCGTCttgtgtgtgacttgggattagtggaatTGCTAAGTGCATCTTTCGCTACTTTATTTGcatttgtttatttgtgttttatatcaagTCATAGTAATCTTTTAGCTTATACATTGTGCTATATTGTCTTTTTTCTAGAGGTTAAATACATTACATTGGTGGGGGTATATTGGGGGGTTTTATTGTTAAATATTGCTAAATTTAAAAACACGCATTTAGgcatcat
This window contains:
- the MMP28 gene encoding matrix metalloproteinase-28, with protein sequence MIAGICALLLISLGSCIDLGIEDAVRNAEAFLVKYGYLEENDYSKAQLTAAVRNFQWTAHLPVNGDLNDATVLQMLLPRCGMKDVGQTQWLHHGSFHTNHRRKRYAIKSKWYKRHLTYQILNWPWYLSQHQVRQAVQAAFQLWGNVSSLTFSEAVGDSADIRLAFFDGEHNDGARHAFDGPGGALAHAFFPRRGEAHFDNAEHWSLNGKGRNLFVVFAHEIGHTLGLQHSPFKNALMSPYYKKLGKEYVLNFDDILAIQTLYGAPSSGRLVQRPGKDFSMFEDWSAENSERRAQRKDYCQSMFDAITWDLKQTLYIFKGRSYWMMSPNGNISEPQLTQQRWKKLPAFIEAAAVSGSDGKFYFFKGGKCWRYKGSRLEAGFPRKCSDHGLPRHPDTALYFQPLGHLVIFKGDKYYVFNEKSFIVEPYYPRSLQDWKGVPHNTNAALSHPNGSIYFFRGENYWTFDQKSLKVTASGKWMQDLSWFGCQNS